CGCGGGCAACCAACCGTCCAACCGTCGCACACGCCGCCGAAACCCTTCCGGGCGCTCTCGCGCTCCTGAACGGATTGGACCAGGTCGCGCGGTCCCTCGTTCCCTTCGAAGCGGGCGGCACCTCGCTCGCCCAAGTCGTTGAGGGAGCGCGCCGGCTCCTGAATCCGGACGGCGTCGCGATCCTGATCCGAGACAAAGACGGGGAATACACATTCATGGCGGCCGAAGGGGTGCTCGCCGAGTGGAGGCAATTCGTCCTCGCGGGGAGCGGCGTCGAGCTGCTCGACGAGTTCCTGAAGCGCGACACCGTCACGCTCTTCCAGCGGAAGCAGCGGACCGCGTGGGCGCGTGAATTCTTGTTCGCGGCCGGGATGAACTGGGGGGCGCTCGCCCCGATTCGCGGACAGGGCGAGATGATCGGCGCCCTGCTCGTGAACCACTCGGCGGCGTTGCCGTTCCATGCCGAGCACGTCGCCGCGTTCCGGGGGCTCGCCACGCTGGCCGGGGTCGCGGCGCGCGAGGACAGCCACCGGGCGCACCTGGAAGAGCTTTTCATGAGCGTCATCGTCTCGCTCACGATGGCGCTGGAAGCGAAGGATTCGGCGACCGAGGGCCACTCGGTCCGGGTGGCCGCCTACTCCGAGGCGATCGGCAAGGAGCTGGGCCTGGGCGCGAAGGCGCTCGACGTCATCCACCGGGCCTGCCTCGTCCACGACATCGGGAAGATCGCGGTCGACGAGAACATCCTCTCGAAGCGCGACCGGCTGAACACGATGGAGCGGGAGAAGATGGACATGCATCCGCTGATCGGGGAGAGCATCCTGAGCCCCATCGAGATGCTCCGGCCGCTTCTCCCCGGCGTTCGGTCGCACCACGAACACTACGACGGGTCAGGCTATCCGGACGGGCTGGCCGGCGACGCGATTCCGATCGAGGCGCGCATCATGGCGGTCGCGGACGCGTTCGACGCGATGACCTCGAACCGGCCCTATCGGCAGGCCCTCCCCGAGGAGGAAGCGCTGGTCGAGCTGCGGCGGAACGCGGGAACCCACTTCGACCCGAAGGTCGTCGCCGCGTTCGAGCAGATCTACCCCGCCGTGAAGCGGACGCTCGAGCACATGCGGCCCCGCGCGGAGCGCGTCAGCGAGCGGGGGTGAGGCGGGCCTTGCGGAGAATGACCGTGGTG
The nucleotide sequence above comes from Candidatus Eisenbacteria bacterium. Encoded proteins:
- a CDS encoding HD-GYP domain-containing protein; translation: MATKTRATNRPTVAHAAETLPGALALLNGLDQVARSLVPFEAGGTSLAQVVEGARRLLNPDGVAILIRDKDGEYTFMAAEGVLAEWRQFVLAGSGVELLDEFLKRDTVTLFQRKQRTAWAREFLFAAGMNWGALAPIRGQGEMIGALLVNHSAALPFHAEHVAAFRGLATLAGVAAREDSHRAHLEELFMSVIVSLTMALEAKDSATEGHSVRVAAYSEAIGKELGLGAKALDVIHRACLVHDIGKIAVDENILSKRDRLNTMEREKMDMHPLIGESILSPIEMLRPLLPGVRSHHEHYDGSGYPDGLAGDAIPIEARIMAVADAFDAMTSNRPYRQALPEEEALVELRRNAGTHFDPKVVAAFEQIYPAVKRTLEHMRPRAERVSERG